The Gemmatimonadaceae bacterium nucleotide sequence CGGGACGGTGCGCCCGCGCGAGGGGGATTCCTGCGCGGCCTGCCGCACCGCACTGTGGGCGGCAACCGTCATGAGGCAGAGCAGGGCCACGTTGGCGCGGTTGGCGGTGATCACCGGTCCGCCGAGCGAGGCCACCGCGACGAAGAGCGTGAGTGTCGCGAGCAGGCGCCCCTCGGCGCTGCGCGGTGCCTGCACCGCGGCGAGCAGCAGCAACAGCAGCCAGCAGGCGTAGCCGGTGATCGCCAGCACGCCGCCCTGGTAGAAGTACTCCAGGTAGCCGTTGTCGAGCGGCAGGTGCGCGCCGAGCCCGAAGCCCGCGACCCAGTTGGATTGCGTGTACAGCGCGGTGAAGAGCTGCCCGACGTCGGTCTCCGATCCACCGAAGCGACCGGCCGTGAGGGCGAGCACCACGCCGCCGCTGTCGAGCAGGTCGAGGAGCGAGGTGGCGTAGGTCTCGTTGAAGCGCCACACGCCGATGCCGATGGCGGCCAGCCCGGCCACCGACACGAGGATGGCGGTGGTGAGCCGGATGACGCGCAGGGCGATCGCGAGCAGCACTCCGAGCCCGAGGCCGAGCACCACGAAGTTCTTCGAGAGCGAGAGCATCCCGCCCGCGAGGACGCAGAGCATGCCGAGCCCGAGGAACAGGGGGCCGGCCTGGCGCCGTGCGCGGAGGTAGATCGCGGCGAAGAGCGCGACGCTGTAGAACGTGCCGGCTTCCAGCGGCTGGTTGAAGATCCCGGTGAAGCGCCCGATGGCGAGTGCCTGGGCCCACACGCTCGTCTCGCCGGAGCGCACCCACGGCCCGAGCAGCCCGCCGATGTCCGTGACGGCACTGAGTGCGGCGACGGCGCCGACAGGGATGGCGACGCCGAGGATCGCGCGCGAGACCACGACGGTGGCCGCGGGTTCGTGGGCGAACACCGTCGCCGCCGCGAGGCAGATCACCGGCGGGAGCATCAGCCTGATGAAGCTGCTCACGACGCTTGCATCGGCACCGGCATCCGGCGACACCGTGCTGCTCATGGCGAGGGCCACGAGGCTCACGAAGAGCGCCAGCGCGGCGGCGAGCACGATCGCGGGGAGCCTGCAGCGCCCCAGCCCGAAGGCGATGGCCCCCCAGAGTGCGAGTGCCGTGAACAGCAGGTGCTCGGTGCGGAGGCCGCCCGGCAGGTAGGGCAGGAAGGCGCATGCCATCAGCAGCAGGGCCCGCACCCGCGTGCTCATCACGTCGACCGGGGGGCCGTGAACGACTGGTTCCGTCGCGCGGCGAACGCCGTCGCCGGCGAGACACGGTCGCGGACGCCGAGCATCAGGCAGGAGACTGCCGCCGTGAGTGGTGACGGCAGGTCGCGCGGAGCAGCAACGGGCTCGAGACGGGGCACCTGCGCCAGCAGGCCGGTCACCGTGGCCGCGACGCCGAACTCCTCGGCCTTCCGCCGGCAGGCCTCGCCGATCCGCGCGCGCACCTCGCGGTCACGGAGCACCGCGAGCAGCGCCGCCGTCATGTCGATGCGCGCTCTTCCCTCGACGTGCTCGTTGTACGACAGGTCGGGGATGTCGGAGAGGAAGCCGTAGCTCTCCGCGACGTCAAGTGACTCGATGCCGATGAGTGCCGGCACGCCGACGGCCGCGGCCTCGAGGAGCGCGGTGCCGCTGCCGACGAACACCGTGGCTGCCGTCACTTCCGCGGCGATCGCGCCGTAGGGGAGCTGGCCGACGAACTCCACCACATCAGCGACACCGAGGTCGGTGGCGAGGCGGCGCAGGACCGGCTCTTCAGGGCCGCGGCCGACGATGCGGTAGCGGATACCGGGACACGCCGCGCGCAGCGCCGGCAGCGCGGCGATGACGTGCCGATTGTAGGTCTTGAAGTCGACGAGGTTGCCCACCGACACGATCACGGGTGCCGCGGGTCCGTCGTAGCTGGCCGGCGCGGGCGGGATGTCGATGCCGATCGGGAGGACGGGGGCGGACGCATAGCTGCGGCCGAAGAACGCGGCGTAGTGATCGCGCGTCGCATCGTTGAAGAACAGCAGGTTCGCATCCGGCACCGCGCGGAAGAGCGCCTGGGCGCCATCGGTGAAGCGACCTGGCGCGACGCGGTACATGAACTCGTTCTGGTGGTACACGCCCACCGACAGCCGCCGTCCCGGATCGGCGGCGCAGAGCCGGTGCGCGAACCAGAGGCCGAAGATCCCCATGGCATGCACGGGGACGCCCGCCGGCGGCAGTGCGCGGCGCAGTCGCGCCCAGTCGATCGGCGCGAACACGCTGAGCAGTCCGCGCACCGGCAGCGTGGAGAACGCGGACACGTCGATGATCGTGGCCACCGAGCCCAGCTCGCGGTGCAGCGCCTCGTCCACGCGGGGTGAGAGGAGGAGGATCGTCGCCCGCAGGCCCCGGCGCGCGAGTTCCCGGCTGGTGCGCATCAGGAACGTCGTGCCCCCGTTCATCGTGAGCACGTTGGCGACGAAGATCATTCCCGACCCGTCACCGCCGGCTGTCACGTGCCGGCGGCCGCGATCGCGTGCACGTGGGTGCCGGTCCGGTCGATGATCCGGGCCAGCTGGGCGTCGGTCAGCTCGTAATACAGCGGGAGCCGGAGCAGTCCATCCGCGAACCGGTCGCAATTCGGGAGCGGACGCCCGTCATGCAGGCGATGGAAGTACGGACTGCTGTGCAGCGACACGTAGTGGAACACGGCCAGGATGCCGTCCGCCTTGAGGCGCCGGATGAGCTCGGACCGCTGCCCGAGGTCCGGCGCCACGAGGTAGAACATGTGCCCGTTGTTGGTGGCCCACGCTGGCAGCACCGGACTCACGAAGCCATGCGCGGACAGCGGCCGGAACGCGGCGGCGTACTGTTCCCAGATGGCGATGCGGCGCGCCTGGATCGCCTCGATGCTCTCGAGCTGCGCGTAGAGGTACGCTGCGATGATGTCCGAGGGCAGGAACGAGCTCCCCACGTCCACCCAGCCGTACTTGTCGATCTCGCCGCGGAAGAACGCCGACCGGTTGGTGCCCTTCTCCCGGATGATCTCGGCGCGTGCCCCATGCACCGGATCGTTCACCGCCAGCAGGCCGCCCTCGCCGGCGATGATGTTCTTCGTCTCATGGAAGGAAAAGGCACCGAGCTGACCGATGGTGCCGAGCTGCCGTCCGCGGTACGTGGACTCGATGGCCTGCGCCGCATCCTCCACCACCGCGATCCCGCGGGCCGACGCCATCGCCATGACGGGATCCATGTCCACTGCGATGCCGGCGTAGTGCACCACGACGATCGCCCGCGTGCGGTCGGTGATCAGCGCCCGGATCGCCTCCGGATCCACGTTGGGTGAATCGGGAAGGCTGTCCGCGAAGCGGATCGTCGCGCCGCGCAGGACGAAGGCATTGGCGCTGGACACGAAGGTGTACGAGGGGACGATCACCTCGTCGCCCGGGGCGATGTCGAGCAGCAGCGCACACATCTCGAGCGCGTCCGTGCACGAGGTGGTGAGCAGCGCCTTGGGCAGGCCGTAGCGCTGCTCGAAGAAGGCATGGCACCGCTTCGTGAACACCCCGTCGCCGGAGATCTTGCCGGACGCCACCGCTTCCGCGATGTAGACGAGCTCGCGCCCGTGCAGGTATGGCTTGTTGAACGGAATCGAGGTCATGACGCGAGGCAGGACAGTGGTGGGTGCCGGGGGCGGGGGAGTGGCCGCGCACCCGGGACTGCGACAACATACCGCGCCGACGGCCGGGCCTGCCAGCACTCCGCCGGTTTCAGCCGACGAGCAGGCTCCGGCACCGCTCGATCACGCGATCCTGCTGCGCCGTCAGGAGACTCGAGGACGACGGCAGGCAGATTCCCGTGCGGTACAGGTCCTCCGCGACCGCACCGCCGACGCATTCCGCGCCCGCATACAGTGGCTGCGTGTGCATCGGTCGCCAGACCGGACGCGCCTCGATGTTCTCCGCCGCCAGGCTGGTCACGAGCGCGGCCGGCGTGGTGCGCGCCCCGGCGGCCGCGTCCAGGTAGCAGACCGAGAGCCAGCGCGTGTGTGTGCCCCATCCCGCCTCGGGCTGGAACGTCACGCCCGGCGCATCGCCGAGCGAGGCCACGTAGCGGTCGAACACCGCGCGCCGGCTCGCGACGCGATCGTCGAGCACGCGCAGCTGGCCGCGGCCGATGCCGGCGAGGACGTTGCTCATCCGGTAGTTGTACCCGAGCTCTGCGTGCACGTACTCGATCGCCGGTTCGCGGGACTGGTTGGCCCACTTCTTCATGCGGGCGACCTGCGCCGGGTCGTCGCAGAGGATCATGCCACCACCGGTGGTGGTGATGATCTTGTTGCCGTTGAAGCTGAGGAGTGCGTACGACGCCGTGGTGCCGGTCGGGCGCCCCCGATAGCGTGCGCCGAGCGACTCGGCGGCGTCCTCCACCAGCACCACGCCGAATGCCGTGCAGGCGGCGGCGATCCGGTCGATGTCACAGTGCTGGCCGTAGAGGTGCACCGCGACGAGCGCCTTCGGGAGGGTGCCCGACACCGCGGCGGCGCGCAGGTACTCCTCCACCAGGCTGGCGTCGATGTTGCCGGAGATGCGCTCACTGTCGATGAAGACCGGCTGCGCGCCAAGGTAGGTGATCGGGAAGACGGAGCCGGCGAAGGTGAGCGTCGACACGGCGACGCGATCACCCGCACCGACACCGATCGCGCGCAGGATCAGGTGCAGCGCCGCGGTGCCGGAGGTGACGGCGAGCGCGTGCCGCGTGCCGCCGAGGTACGCCGCCATCTCCTGCTCGAACGCATCGAGGTTCGGCCCGACCGACGACAGCCAGTTCGAGGCGAAGGCCTCCTGCACGAACGTGAGTTCTTCGGGGCCCATGTGCGGAACGGAGAGATAGATGCGTTCGTGTGCCATGTGAGGTGTCCGGGAGGGACTGCGTGGACCGTGACCGGTGTTGGACGGCGAGGCGATCAGAAGATGGTCGTCGAGGCGCGTGCGTAGACGTTCCACGCCGTGCGACGGAGTTGCCAGACGCCGGCGTACAGCGCCCCGACCTCGAGGCTCCGGCTGGCGGCGCCGCGCTGGTCGAGGGTGGCCGCCGAGAGGTCGTAGAGCCAGTCGTACGCCTTCGGGATGATGACCGGGGGTGGGCGGTACAGGCCCTCGACATCGGTGATGACGACGGAGCGCGGGCGCCAGCGCTGGAGCGCGATGCGACGGGAACCGGTTGCCGTGAAACGCTCCCAGGCCACGCGCTGCCCGCTCACCACGCCGGCACCGATCGGCGCACCGAGGAGCTGGCCATCACTCGTGTGGCCCTGCAGCAGCGACCCGTTCGTGTACAGCGCACCCTGCGGACGCTGCTGTGCGATCGGGCGGATGTCGCCATCGAACAGCTCGATGGTCAGGAGGCTGATCGCGCTCGCGCTGCTGCTGGTGGCGATGCGCACGCTGCTCAGCAGGGCGCCATTGTTCTCCGGCTCCTGCACGAGGTCGCGTCCGCTGTAGTTGTAGTCGTCACGCAGCAGCTCGACGGTCGTCTCGAGCCGCGCCTTCGGCACCCGCACGCGGATGAAGAGCGAGCCGAGTTGGTTCGAGATGCTGTCGGCGGCGGCGGGGCCGAGCACCTCGTCTCCGCTGAACAGCCCGGAGAACGGCTTGGCCCATCCCGTCCACTGGCGTCCGCTGCCGCGCCAGGGCAGGTGATAGAAGCGCGTCGCGCCGATCTCGAGCGCCTGGAGTGCCGCCGGTGTGAAGCTGGCACTCAGCCCCGTGGCCATGCGCCGCCGCCCCGAGGCGGTGATCGAGGCGAAGGTGTCCGTCGCGGTGACGATCGACCAGTTGCTCTGCTCGAGCACACCGAGGACGTACCGTGCGGACAGGGTGCCGAATGGTCCCAGCCGCACGCCGGCCGCGTTGGTGCCGGCGAAGATCCGCGAGAATCCGCCGGCATTCGCGCCGAGGATCGCGGGAAAGGTCTCGCCCGGTCCCCACCCCTCGCTGGCAGAGCTGATGCCGGCCGTGAGGCCGAAGGCCGAGACGCGGAGCGAGCTCTCGCCCGGGAGGAGGCGCGTCTCCGGGCGGATACCGCGGCGCTGCGGCAGGTCCACCACCTCGGTGTATTGCGGGTCGACGAGGTCGGACAGCCGCTCGGGAAAGAACTGCGGCATGAGCGGGAAGCCGGCGTTCTGGCTGAAGGCCAGCGCGGGCGCCGCGAGCGCAGTCAGGTGTCGCGTCTCGAACACGGCGCCGGCGCCGAGCGCGGCATTCAGGCCGCGGCCCTGCCACATGGCGCCGTCGTTCGCGCCCCAGGGCATGGAGGAGTTCGCGCTGACGAAGAGTTGTGCGCCGGCGGCCCGCCGGTCTCGTGTGGCCTGCAGCAGTGCCGCCCGCCAGGGATGCGGCGTGGAGTCCGCGAGCATCGCGGCCCGCAACTCGGCAGGGAGGAGGCCGCGCGCCGCTGTTGGCAGTGGGTGCATGCGGCCGGCCACGGCCGCCGCGCGCAGGTAGCGTTCGATGGACCCGCCCACCGGTGCACCGAGCGCTGCCGACCGCGGTCCCGCGTCGGCCTGCCACTGGGCCGCGGCGGTGGTCCAGGGGCAGGCCAGCAGCGCCAGCCGCATGGCGGCAGTCGTCAATCGGGTGACCGTCATCGCGGGCAATCTAGCCCGTCGTGCCGGGCGGTGGCACGCGGCCGTTCGACCCGCGGTGCGCACGCATGCGCTGCTTGCGTCGGCTTTCGCAAGCCACGAAGTTCGACGTGCGGGCGGCCGCGTGTCCATCGCGCCGGCACCACCCGGTGCCACTTCATCTCCACACCGAGCCCTTGCGACGCATTCGCACAGCCATTCGCGGCCTGATGGTGCCGCACGCCCGATTGCTGTGCGTGGCCTCGCAGCTGGTGTGTGCGCCGGTGCTCACCGGCCAGGCGGCCGTCTCGTTGTACAGGCTCGGGTCGCCGGAAGACCAGCGCGACCGCCGGCTGTCCATCCAGCGCGATTCACAGGCGCCGGTGCGCCGCCTGATGCAGTCGGCCACCACGCGCACGCGACTGGTGCTGGACAGTGCCGGGCGCCTGCGCATCGCGGCGGTGCTGCCGGATGCGCAGCTGACCTACAACTCCGATTTCCCCTGGACCCTGAACGACGGTGCGATGTGGGCCGGCCGCGGCACCACCGTCCAGGTGAGCGGTGGCGTGGCGCTGACCTGGCAGCGACTGCGCGTGATCGTGGCGCCGACGTTCTGGCGGGCAACGAACACCGACTATGCGCGACCCACGGACCCGGAAATCGTCCCGCCCATCCCGGCGCCACGCAATCCGTACGGATCGCCGTACCACTGGTACTCGCGATCAATGGACATGCCGCGCCGTTTCGGGCCCGGCAGCGTCGCGGCCACCGACCTGGGCACATCCGCTGCCTGGCTGTCGTGGGACAAGGTGGAGGCGGGCCTGGCCAATGAGCAGGAGTGGTGGGGCCCGGGATTGCAGAATGCCCTGTTGCTGAGCAACAACGCTGCGGGGTTCGGGCATGCGTTCGTGCGCACGCGCCAGCCGCTGCAGACACGCATCGGCGCGGTGGACGCCCGCTATCTCGTCGGGACGCTCACGACCTCACGGTTCTTCGAGGACGGCAAGCCGACGTCGCCGGCGCGCGCCATCGGTGCGGCGATCGTCACGCTCCAGCCGCGCCGCGCGCCGGGGCTCACGATCGGCACGGCACGGATGGTCATCGGCGCCATCGAGGAGCGCCCTGACGTGCTGGGACGGCTCTTCGACGTCTTCCGGAACGTCGGACGGCCCAACGCGCGTCCCTTCTGGGACCCGACACAGACGCGCGGGCGTGACCAGCTCTTCGAACTCTTCGGGCACTACTCGCCGCCGGGCTCCGGTCTCGAAGTCTGGTACGACTGGGGCCGTGCGGAGCAACCGCGCACGCTGGGCGACCTGCTGGGGGATGTGGGGCATTCACAGGCGTTCACGGCCGGACTGCAGGGGATCCGCCGCCTGTCCCCGACGTGGAGCCTCGGCGTCCAGCTCGAACACACGCAGACGGAGCAGAGCAGCTCCTATCGCGCGCGGCCCACCGGCAGCTGGTACACGAGCCGGTCCGTGATCCAGGGCTTCACGCAGCGAGGGCAGGTGCTGGGCGCGGCAGTCGGGCCCGGGGCGAACAGCCAGTTCCTCGCCGTGGACGGGCACTCCGATCGCTGGTCGGTCGGCGCGTTCGCGGGGCGGCTGCGGTGGGACGACGACTCGTTCTACTCGATCAACAAGCCGATGGGGAATGGGCTCTGCAAGCACGACGTGTCGCTGTACGGAGGCGTGCGCGGCGTGCTGCGCACCCGGACGACGCTGCTCGCATCGTCGGTCACGATGCAGAACCGGCTGAACGCGTACTGGGCGTCGACGGGGCTCTGCTTCTTCGCCGAGGAGAACGTGGATCGCCGGAACCTGACGCTGCAGTTCAGCATCACGCCGCGCCTGCCGGTGCCCTGATCGGGACTGGCGGTCTCATCTGCAGGGTGTGTGGGCGTCGTGTCGTAGCCGGCTGTCGGGGGCGCATGGACAGTGCTGCTCTCCCCGTGCGGTCGAATCCGTTATCTTGCACCGTTGCTACCAGCCTCGTGCGGCGAGGCGATTCTCACCGACTTCCTGCTCATGTCCCAGCTCGACACGCTCAAGACGGCTTTCGCGACGGCGCTTGGCCTGCCCCCGACCACCGAGTTCGAATCGCTCGAGTACCGCAAGATTCCGGAGTGGGATTCGGTCGCGCACATGGCGCTGGTGATGGAGATCGAGACGGCCTTCGACATCATGCTGCCCACGGACGACGTGATCGGCCTCAGCAGCTTCGCGAAGGCGCAGGAGATCGTCGCGAAGCACGGCGCCACGGGTGCTTGAGCACCGGGTCGCGCTGGTCACCGGCTCCACGCGCGGCATCGGCTGGGCGATCGCCGAGGCCTTCGCGGCCGCCGGGGCCACCGTCGTGCTCCACGGCCGCACGGCGGGTGAGGCGCTCGATGCGCGGGCGGCCGACCTCACCGTGCGCTTCGGCGTGCCGGCCCTCGCGGTTGCAGCGGACCTGACTGACACGGCGCAGTTGCGTGCCGTCTTCCAGCAGGTCTTCCGCACGTACCGCCGGCTCGATGTCCTCGTGAACAACGCGGGTGTGCTCGAGGACGGCCTGCTCGGCATGATCCCCGAGGAGACGGTCCGTCACACGCTGGCGATCAACCTGCTGGCACCGATCCTGGCCACGCAGGAAGCGTCGCGCCTGATGGGGCGGCAGAAGTCGGGCTCGATCATCAACATCAGCTCGATCATCGGCCGCGTGGGGAACGAAGGGCAGTCGGTCTACGCCGCCTCGAAGGCGGGCGTGATCGGCCTGACACTGGCAAGCGCGAAGGAGCTGGCACCGCGCGGCATCCGCGTGAACGCCATCGCGCCTGGCTTCATCGCCACCGACATGGTCGCCCAGCTGCCGCCAGAGAAACATGCCGAGCGGTTGCGTGGCGTGAAGATGGGTCGCATCGGGACGCCGGAGGATGTCGCGGCGGCCGTGTTGTTCCTCGCCAGCGACCAGTCGACCTACGTGACGGGGCAGGTGCTCGGCGTGGACGGGGGGATGCTGGTGTGATTGCCGACCTGCGGCAGCGCGGCGCCGCGCAGGCCGTGTTCGATGGCGCAGGCGGCCGCTGGCTGGGTGCGGACGAGCTGCTGGCCCGTGCGGCCGAGTGCGCGGCGCGCATCCGTCACCGCGTGGATGCGCCTGCGCTGATCGTGCTGCTCTGCGACAATTCGATCGAGGCGCTGGTCGGCTACCTGGCCGCCTTCACGCTCGAGTGGCCGGTGGCGATGGTCGACGCCGGGATGCCGGCGGACCAGCGCGACCGCATCCTCACGCGCTACGAGCCGGCGGTGGTGATCGGGAGTTCCGCGGAACTCGATCCCGCTGGCGTGACGCACGACGGGAGCACGGCCACGCCGGCGCTGTACTTCGCCGGGCGGCAAACGCCCCCGGTTGCGGCTGGCCTCGCGCTCCTCCTGCCGACCTCCGGCTCCACGGGGTCGCCGAAGTTCGTGCGGCTCTCGCGCACGGCCGTCGAGGCCAACGCGCGCAGCATTGCCGCGGCGCTCGGCATCGGCGAGGGGCAGCGCGCGATCACCAGCCTCTCGATGCACTACTCCTACGGCCTGTCGGTGGTGAACAGCCACCTGATTGCTGGCGGGGAGCTCGTGCTCACGGGTGAGAACCTGCTCTCCGACGCCTTCTGGACGCTGGTGCGTGACCAGGCGTGCACGTCGATGGCCGGCGTGCCGTACTCGTACCAGTTGCTCCGCCGGCTGGACCTGGATGCGCTGAACGTGCCGCACCTCCGGACGCTGACGCAGGCGGGCGGCCGGCTCGACCCGAAACTCATCTCGCATTTCCATGACCTCGCGGTGCGGCGCGGCGGACGCCTGTTCGTGATGTACGGGCAGACCGAGGCGACCGCGCGCATCACGATCCTGCCCGCCGCCGCGCTGCCCTCGAAGCTTGGCAGCGTGGGTCCGGCCGTGCCCGGCGGCACGTTGTGCATCGAAAACGAGGACGGCGTGGTGCTCGACGAGCCCGGACACATCGGCAGCATCGTGTATCGCGGACCCAACGTGATGCTCGGCTATGCGAGTGATGCCGCCGACCTCGCGCTCGGCGACGAGCATGGGGGTCGACTCGTGACCGGTGACCTGGGCTACCTCGATGCGGACGGCTGCCTCTTCATCACCGGCCGGTTGAAGCGGATCAGCAAGGTGAACGGCTACCGCCTGAACCTCGACGAGGTGGAGGCGCAGATTGCGCCGCACGGTGCCGTGGCCGTGCTCGGCGGGGATGACCGGATCGTCGTCTTCTGTGAGGGCT carries:
- a CDS encoding glycosyltransferase family 4 protein; the encoded protein is MIFVANVLTMNGGTTFLMRTSRELARRGLRATILLLSPRVDEALHRELGSVATIIDVSAFSTLPVRGLLSVFAPIDWARLRRALPPAGVPVHAMGIFGLWFAHRLCAADPGRRLSVGVYHQNEFMYRVAPGRFTDGAQALFRAVPDANLLFFNDATRDHYAAFFGRSYASAPVLPIGIDIPPAPASYDGPAAPVIVSVGNLVDFKTYNRHVIAALPALRAACPGIRYRIVGRGPEEPVLRRLATDLGVADVVEFVGQLPYGAIAAEVTAATVFVGSGTALLEAAAVGVPALIGIESLDVAESYGFLSDIPDLSYNEHVEGRARIDMTAALLAVLRDREVRARIGEACRRKAEEFGVAATVTGLLAQVPRLEPVAAPRDLPSPLTAAVSCLMLGVRDRVSPATAFAARRNQSFTAPRST
- the rffA gene encoding dTDP-4-amino-4,6-dideoxygalactose transaminase produces the protein MTSIPFNKPYLHGRELVYIAEAVASGKISGDGVFTKRCHAFFEQRYGLPKALLTTSCTDALEMCALLLDIAPGDEVIVPSYTFVSSANAFVLRGATIRFADSLPDSPNVDPEAIRALITDRTRAIVVVHYAGIAVDMDPVMAMASARGIAVVEDAAQAIESTYRGRQLGTIGQLGAFSFHETKNIIAGEGGLLAVNDPVHGARAEIIREKGTNRSAFFRGEIDKYGWVDVGSSFLPSDIIAAYLYAQLESIEAIQARRIAIWEQYAAAFRPLSAHGFVSPVLPAWATNNGHMFYLVAPDLGQRSELIRRLKADGILAVFHYVSLHSSPYFHRLHDGRPLPNCDRFADGLLRLPLYYELTDAQLARIIDRTGTHVHAIAAAGT
- a CDS encoding DegT/DnrJ/EryC1/StrS family aminotransferase, producing MAHERIYLSVPHMGPEELTFVQEAFASNWLSSVGPNLDAFEQEMAAYLGGTRHALAVTSGTAALHLILRAIGVGAGDRVAVSTLTFAGSVFPITYLGAQPVFIDSERISGNIDASLVEEYLRAAAVSGTLPKALVAVHLYGQHCDIDRIAAACTAFGVVLVEDAAESLGARYRGRPTGTTASYALLSFNGNKIITTTGGGMILCDDPAQVARMKKWANQSREPAIEYVHAELGYNYRMSNVLAGIGRGQLRVLDDRVASRRAVFDRYVASLGDAPGVTFQPEAGWGTHTRWLSVCYLDAAAGARTTPAALVTSLAAENIEARPVWRPMHTQPLYAGAECVGGAVAEDLYRTGICLPSSSSLLTAQQDRVIERCRSLLVG
- a CDS encoding acyl carrier protein, which gives rise to MSQLDTLKTAFATALGLPPTTEFESLEYRKIPEWDSVAHMALVMEIETAFDIMLPTDDVIGLSSFAKAQEIVAKHGATGA
- a CDS encoding glucose 1-dehydrogenase, producing the protein MLEHRVALVTGSTRGIGWAIAEAFAAAGATVVLHGRTAGEALDARAADLTVRFGVPALAVAADLTDTAQLRAVFQQVFRTYRRLDVLVNNAGVLEDGLLGMIPEETVRHTLAINLLAPILATQEASRLMGRQKSGSIINISSIIGRVGNEGQSVYAASKAGVIGLTLASAKELAPRGIRVNAIAPGFIATDMVAQLPPEKHAERLRGVKMGRIGTPEDVAAAVLFLASDQSTYVTGQVLGVDGGMLV
- a CDS encoding AMP-binding protein, with product MIADLRQRGAAQAVFDGAGGRWLGADELLARAAECAARIRHRVDAPALIVLLCDNSIEALVGYLAAFTLEWPVAMVDAGMPADQRDRILTRYEPAVVIGSSAELDPAGVTHDGSTATPALYFAGRQTPPVAAGLALLLPTSGSTGSPKFVRLSRTAVEANARSIAAALGIGEGQRAITSLSMHYSYGLSVVNSHLIAGGELVLTGENLLSDAFWTLVRDQACTSMAGVPYSYQLLRRLDLDALNVPHLRTLTQAGGRLDPKLISHFHDLAVRRGGRLFVMYGQTEATARITILPAAALPSKLGSVGPAVPGGTLCIENEDGVVLDEPGHIGSIVYRGPNVMLGYASDAADLALGDEHGGRLVTGDLGYLDADGCLFITGRLKRISKVNGYRLNLDEVEAQIAPHGAVAVLGGDDRIVVFCEGWDAARREDVLVSTAKQFRLHRSSFVFRDIDRLPTLASGKVDYRALGELL